A window of the Bradyrhizobium diazoefficiens genome harbors these coding sequences:
- the gap gene encoding type I glyceraldehyde-3-phosphate dehydrogenase, whose protein sequence is MAVRVGINGFGRIGRNVLRAIAESGRKDIEVVGINDLGPVETNAHLLRFDSVHGRFPGTVTVDGDSISLGDGKIKVTAERDPSKLPWKDLGVDIALECTGIFTARDKAAAHLTAGARRVLVSAPADGADATIVYGVNHDTLTRDHLVVSNGSCTTNCLAPVAKVLNDLVGIETGFMTTIHAYTGDQPTLDTMHKDLYRGRAAAMSMIPTSTGAAKAIGLVLPELKGKLDGVAIRVPTPNVSVVDLKIVAKRATDPKEINEAMKRASEQQLKGILGYTTAPNVSIDFNHDPHSSTFHMDQTKVQNGTLVRVMSWYDNEWGFSNRMADTAVAMSKVI, encoded by the coding sequence ATGGCAGTCCGCGTCGGAATTAACGGTTTTGGTCGTATCGGCCGCAACGTCCTGCGGGCTATCGCTGAGTCCGGCCGCAAGGACATCGAGGTCGTCGGCATCAACGATCTCGGCCCGGTCGAGACCAACGCCCATCTGCTCCGCTTCGACAGCGTCCATGGCCGCTTCCCCGGCACCGTGACCGTCGACGGTGACTCGATCAGCCTCGGCGACGGCAAGATCAAGGTGACCGCCGAGCGCGATCCCTCGAAGCTGCCCTGGAAGGATCTCGGCGTCGACATCGCGCTGGAATGCACCGGCATCTTCACCGCCAGGGACAAGGCCGCCGCGCATCTGACCGCCGGCGCCAGGCGCGTGCTGGTCTCCGCGCCCGCCGACGGCGCCGACGCCACCATCGTCTACGGCGTCAACCACGACACGCTGACCAGGGATCATCTGGTCGTCTCCAACGGAAGCTGCACCACCAACTGCCTCGCGCCGGTTGCGAAGGTGCTGAACGATCTCGTCGGCATCGAGACCGGCTTCATGACCACGATCCACGCCTATACCGGCGACCAGCCGACGCTCGACACCATGCACAAGGATCTCTATCGCGGCCGTGCGGCGGCGATGTCGATGATCCCGACCTCGACCGGTGCGGCCAAGGCGATCGGCCTCGTGCTGCCCGAACTGAAGGGCAAGCTCGACGGCGTCGCGATCCGCGTGCCGACCCCGAACGTCTCGGTCGTCGACCTCAAGATCGTCGCCAAGCGCGCCACCGATCCGAAGGAAATCAACGAGGCGATGAAGCGCGCCTCCGAGCAGCAGCTCAAGGGCATCCTCGGTTACACCACGGCGCCGAACGTCTCGATCGACTTCAACCACGACCCGCACTCGTCCACCTTCCACATGGACCAGACCAAGGTGCAGAACGGCACGCTGGTGCGCGTGATGTCCTGGTACGACAACGAGTGGGGCTTCTCGAACCGCATGGCCGACACCGCGGTGGCGATGTCGAAGGTGATCTAA